In Methanofollis sp., the following proteins share a genomic window:
- a CDS encoding M20/M25/M40 family metallo-hydrolase produces the protein MEYLLAKDVLRPCDTLIAEPTPRLSPCIGQKGLARLSLSFSGKPGHSSLYPEIGRSAIMDAHVLISFLQELHEREYPVSGEMEEIIARSSGVLEGIFGTKGLDRILRRVMFNPGVISGGEKANIVAERCDLDLDLRIPWGCTTGEIVSEIASHAPAARMKVTSTSEPSFTPPSATIATRISSEIGRVYGEEAVPIFQWAASDARHLRKAGFPTVEYGPGEIKTIHGIDERVSIPSLRSAEDIYSGLILSYC, from the coding sequence CATGGAGTATCTCCTTGCAAAGGATGTGCTGCGGCCCTGCGACACCCTCATCGCCGAACCGACTCCCCGCCTCTCCCCCTGCATCGGGCAGAAGGGACTGGCGAGGCTCTCCCTCTCCTTTTCCGGCAAACCCGGGCACAGTTCCCTGTACCCGGAGATCGGGCGGAGTGCGATCATGGATGCGCACGTACTCATCTCTTTTCTCCAGGAACTCCACGAACGGGAGTACCCGGTGAGTGGCGAGATGGAGGAGATCATCGCCCGGTCTTCAGGGGTGCTTGAAGGAATTTTCGGGACAAAAGGGCTTGACCGCATTCTCCGCCGGGTGATGTTCAACCCGGGCGTCATCTCAGGCGGAGAAAAGGCAAACATCGTTGCCGAGCGTTGCGACCTTGACCTCGACCTGCGCATCCCGTGGGGGTGCACGACCGGGGAGATCGTCTCCGAGATCGCGTCACATGCGCCCGCGGCGAGGATGAAGGTGACCTCGACCTCCGAACCTTCCTTTACGCCGCCGTCTGCCACGATTGCCACGCGCATCTCTTCGGAGATCGGGCGCGTGTACGGGGAAGAGGCCGTCCCCATCTTCCAGTGGGCAGCGAGCGATGCCAGGCACCTGAGAAAGGCAGGATTCCCGACAGTGGAGTACGGCCCGGGAGAAATAAAAACGATCCATGGCATCGACGAGCGGGTTTCTATTCCTTCGCTCAGGTCAGCCGAAGATATCTACAGTGGCCTCATTCTCTCGTATTGTTGA